Sequence from the Microplitis demolitor isolate Queensland-Clemson2020A chromosome 7, iyMicDemo2.1a, whole genome shotgun sequence genome:
ctCCAACTTTTGATATCATTCCACAAGGTTTTAAATTCTTCGAATCCAAGTTTCCCTGAATGATCAGTGTCCATCATAGCGACCATGCTTCTGCATACGTCTTTACTAAATCCTTCATTATgcatttctataaataaaattatttatttagtaattacttaaaattatttaataaaaaaaaaattgcttatgTAGTTACACATTATTTACGaagttatatattaatttattagtaaaagCACTAGACAATCTAGACTTAGTGAAGATGGATTGATGACACATGATTCTAGTCTTACCTACGGGCTTACTATATTGTTGGTCATTGCAAACAACACTACACAGCAGAGAGATGATTGTGTCCAACAAAGAGCCTTCTTGATTCGGCTCTGTATGAGCTTCACTGTGATGAGAAGACAGTGGTAGCTCTACCATTGTAATAACACACACTGTCTGTTAGCTTTATTTGAATCAATATgccgtaatttatttatttaaacgtaaaacTATCACTGTCATTGAACattacttataataaattaccccaattatttaatggagaattttattattattatatttatattaatagtttttaacgCAATGGCATGATAGTAAAATTACcttttaatgattaatgaaGCGGTAgctttgagtaaaaaaagcgcaagaaatttttaaaatagaaaataaagattagtgcgagtttaaaaattagccCAAAGCCTTCTAAGGACATaagcttttaatttaaaaataaaataataaattgataccTTTTCTCATGGCGTAATccaaaatttctttcaattcctCCCAGTCAACTTCCATGTCATCGCCCGCGAGTTTTCTAAAGAATTCGCGCACTTTTTCCTCATTACTGCGGTCGGGTTCTGGTTGTTCGCGTacctgaataataaatttaattatattaaattacaatattaatttcaaagactaattataattataaattccattataaaaaaattaatcatgttAAGTGCTCAGTAACTTACTTCGTCGCCTTTATCATCTTCTTTATTAAGCTGATTAATTATCTGAAGCAAGCGTGATAAACATGCGGCGCGTTAGAGCATTCAAACCCAAGGgaagtaaaaatattgttagtttgcttttatttgttaattattagtattattatttattgtggaAAAAACTAACGCGTCTCAATTTATTGTAACGATGTGTTAACCTTGATggcttttaaattatcatgCTAAGCCCTAAGGCTGTCAGTGCTCCGATATGACGTAGTTTATAAATGACTAAGCGTATAGATTATTATCGTGATTCATCATCACGGCGATCGAACATTAATCTTATAACCACGAggtataatataattaattacgtgTTTTAGTATACATACCCTGTCATCTACCTCTCCGATACCAACAGACTCGTCGTTTTccctgaaattaaattattattaataaaaaaatttttttaattaaagtaattaattaattagtcaatAACTTACTccatattgtttttattttcggaAAATATACGCAGTAAAAATTCACCCTCTTCATTTGGATCAAAAGTACTGGGTACAATACAGTAACTACCTGGAGGTAATTTAAAACGGCATGTCACCTcacgtaaattaataaaagaggGTGATCTGGCAACGGAGGcattatatttaaagaaatttatatcaaGTGGTTTGGGTAATCGATCGGGATTTTCAAGATGGTAAATAGCAAAACCAATGGTCAAACAATCCGCTCCCATTCGCTTCTGAGCACGTCGATTTTTTTGCATCAGAGCTACGATGACTGTACACTTATCGTCACCCTCGTCGGGATACTCGAGAGTGATACGATACTGCGGGTTGTGATAGAAtgtttccaaaaaatttctgcaGCCTCCTGCAGTGACTCCGCGTACCCATTCGCCTTCAAAGACACTCGtctcccattttttttttccggcaCTTAGATCGTCTTCCGTCAGCGAATCAGGGTTCAAGTTACAGATCTCGAGATttgtaaaatactttttaaaatcttgGAATGACATCCAGAATTCACCGTCAGTGTCAAATGTCAATCCAAGCTCTTCCTTCTCGTGATCTGGAATGAATCTCCATTCTGGAGACATGTCACTCCAGGGACCATTCCACTCGGCTTCATTCCCCCAGGGATTTCTCAACCGGAGCAACGGAATTTTTCCAACCTGATTCGGTGTTTCAATATTGACGTACTTGACACGCGTAATACTGTAAGCGTGTCCTCGAATAAGACCTTGAGGTGTTTCTGCTTCAAGAACATTAGGGTCTGGCTCAATCGAGCATCCCAACATTGAATTTCTCTCGTaagcttttattaaaatactaaacaaATTTGGTGGTGTTTCGTCCATCTGATACATCTCAGTAACTCCGCCAGTGAAATCTTCCATAGCTTCGCAAGCTGTTCCTCCCTTCAAAGCCTCATAAGAACCATGAAGTTTAGCATAAGCTTTTTCtaataatgcactccagaattCACTTTTCTCAGCAGAGTTTAGGAACATCAGCTGCCCGTGGTAAGTTGGCAAACGGTCGTCGATCACCACATCGACCCAACGTCCATACTGCCAAAATCTAAAACAAGAAAATCATCAATAcacttgttaattaattttaaaaaaaatttaattacctgaAGTGAAATATTCCAGcgtaattatcatcaaaaccCTGATCTTCAGGTactacttgaaaaaataaatttggatgCATTGTGAGATTAGCAACTGCCGCAAGCAACCAACAGTCACCAAGTTCTCCCTGTTGAACATCGAATCTTGAAAATCCTTCAACAAATAACTGGGGATTGTCTGCTATttcctaaaataaatttaaaaagttaaattaccAACAAAAATTACTCCAACCCTAAATCCAAAGTGGACTTACCATCGGCCTTCGCCATTCGATGTATCGATCAGgtcttttcgaaaaaaataatgacgaATCTACAGCCGGGAACTCTGGATCCTCGAACAAAACTCCCCGCGACAAACATTCTTGTCTCAGTTGATTGAAATCTTGAATAGATCCTTGAGATCTGAACCCAGATCCTCTTTCTCCCAACTGTGAAACAAAATTCCACTCAATCAATCACTTtctacaattaataattagcaaaaaaaaataaactattcatcatcagataattattacattataaaCTGACTTTCCGATATAATTTTTGGAAGTTTTAACAGGACTATCATTATaactaattgtttttttaacagaaCTAGTTGAcgtaaatgaattatttttctctctgTCATCAGATTTACCAGTAAAATATTTCTCATAACGCGTGTTTATATTAAACGTTTGAAacgtatattttttgttactcatatttatttatttactttaaatagtaaataaaaaattttttacaaacattaatattttttattcttggtCTGATTGCATCAAGTGCATAGAACATACTAAGCTTATTTGCAAGTTTTTATCAGTAAAAGGATGTTTATAtacttgataataataaatatatatgaaccCGGATAAAAAATTGACCACAATCATCTTGAAACTAGtctatttacttaattaattttaataattatcagattaattgtaaataaatacaatgagTATAAATGTAGTGGACACgcgacaattttttaattacatataaaaagataaataattataataagagAATTAACAAAATgcatttaatgaattttcaaatgtctaatcatacatttttttaattttttttttgtaaacattttaatttattatttaaaaatttttaaaattaacagacGTCCGCTAACTTTactatcattataattttaaatttatctgatgtcTGCTGCATTCACATTGTAATAAACAATGTtctaaacaaatttattactattaaataattaaattttaataaaataaatgaatataaataatataaaaaaatatgtatacataaataattaaataaacaattacctgacgttaaaatttcaatttgacAGATAAAAAGTGAGGTTaagttttgtttaaaataaaaattaattattacaggtgtaattaattaataagtgtgtaaaataataaataatgattaaaaaaaaatataaataataataatgatatggTAGCAgcgattaaaaatcaatagttatgacaataaattatttgacagCTGCGGAATtatcaatgaattttattattattatgataaatatgtaAGTCTTAATCAAACAAATCCATCAGAATGATATCATACCACTTTGATATTAAACAATGAAGGTAATACACGTTTTACTTCGCAGActgtttttacaaaaatatcatttccAGGCTCTGTCGCTTCTTTGCTCCAGCCATAACCACAAGATTGCGGGTAACTTCCATAGAATCcactcatttttatatattttcaaaatttacggCTTCAATGCACTTTCTCTTGTCAATTATTGATACCACGTGATAACTGattgtcaaaataattattt
This genomic interval carries:
- the LOC103569420 gene encoding calpain-A isoform X2, whose amino-acid sequence is MNSYGWNMSVVSEPEFAKKTIQKVQLGERGSGFRSQGSIQDFNQLRQECLSRGVLFEDPEFPAVDSSLFFSKRPDRYIEWRRPMEIADNPQLFVEGFSRFDVQQGELGDCWLLAAVANLTMHPNLFFQVVPEDQGFDDNYAGIFHFRFWQYGRWVDVVIDDRLPTYHGQLMFLNSAEKSEFWSALLEKAYAKLHGSYEALKGGTACEAMEDFTGGVTEMYQMDETPPNLFSILIKAYERNSMLGCSIEPDPNVLEAETPQGLIRGHAYSITRVKYVNIETPNQVGKIPLLRLRNPWGNEAEWNGPWSDMSPEWRFIPDHEKEELGLTFDTDGEFWMSFQDFKKYFTNLEICNLNPDSLTEDDLSAGKKKWETSVFEGEWVRGVTAGGCRNFLETFYHNPQYRITLEYPDEGDDKCTVIVALMQKNRRAQKRMGADCLTIGFAIYHLENPDRLPKPLDINFFKYNASVARSPSFINLREVTCRFKLPPGSYCIVPSTFDPNEEGEFLLRIFSENKNNMEENDESVGIGEVDDRVREQPEPDRSNEEKVREFFRKLAGDDMEVDWEELKEILDYAMRKELPLSSHHSEAHTEPNQEGSLLDTIISLLCSVVCNDQQYSKPVEMHNEGFSKDVCRSMVAMMDTDHSGKLGFEEFKTLWNDIKSWRAVFRLYDRDGTGYLSAFELRQALNSAGYKLNNHILNILVHRYGTKDGKVTFDDYIMCAVRLKTMIDIFQERDPHHTNSATFTLEEWVEKTLYS
- the LOC103569420 gene encoding calpain-A isoform X4 — encoded protein: MSGFYGSYPQSCGYGWSKEATEPGNDIFVKTVCEVKRVLPSLFNIKVLGERGSGFRSQGSIQDFNQLRQECLSRGVLFEDPEFPAVDSSLFFSKRPDRYIEWRRPMEIADNPQLFVEGFSRFDVQQGELGDCWLLAAVANLTMHPNLFFQVVPEDQGFDDNYAGIFHFRFWQYGRWVDVVIDDRLPTYHGQLMFLNSAEKSEFWSALLEKAYAKLHGSYEALKGGTACEAMEDFTGGVTEMYQMDETPPNLFSILIKAYERNSMLGCSIEPDPNVLEAETPQGLIRGHAYSITRVKYVNIETPNQVGKIPLLRLRNPWGNEAEWNGPWSDMSPEWRFIPDHEKEELGLTFDTDGEFWMSFQDFKKYFTNLEICNLNPDSLTEDDLSAGKKKWETSVFEGEWVRGVTAGGCRNFLETFYHNPQYRITLEYPDEGDDKCTVIVALMQKNRRAQKRMGADCLTIGFAIYHLENPDRLPKPLDINFFKYNASVARSPSFINLREVTCRFKLPPGSYCIVPSTFDPNEEGEFLLRIFSENKNNMEENDESVGIGEVDDRIINQLNKEDDKGDEVREQPEPDRSNEEKVREFFRKLAGDDMEVDWEELKEILDYAMRKELPLSSHHSEAHTEPNQEGSLLDTIISLLCSVVCNDQQYSKPVEMHNEGFSKDVCRSMVAMMDTDHSGKLGFEEFKTLWNDIKSWRAVFRLYDRDGTGYLSAFELRQALNSAGYKLNNHILNILVHRYGTKDGKVTFDDYIMCAVRLKTMIDIFQERDPHHTNSATFTLEEWVEKTLYS
- the LOC103569420 gene encoding calpain-A isoform X1 is translated as MSGFYGSYPQSCGYGWSKEATEPGNDIFVKTVCEVKRVLPSLFNIKVLGERGSGFRSQGSIQDFNQLRQECLSRGVLFEDPEFPAVDSSLFFSKRPDRYIEWRRPMEIADNPQLFVEGFSRFDVQQGELGDCWLLAAVANLTMHPNLFFQVVPEDQGFDDNYAGIFHFRFWQYGRWVDVVIDDRLPTYHGQLMFLNSAEKSEFWSALLEKAYAKLHGSYEALKGGTACEAMEDFTGGVTEMYQMDETPPNLFSILIKAYERNSMLGCSIEPDPNVLEAETPQGLIRGHAYSITRVKYVNIETPNQVGKIPLLRLRNPWGNEAEWNGPWSDMSPEWRFIPDHEKEELGLTFDTDGEFWMSFQDFKKYFTNLEICNLNPDSLTEDDLSAGKKKWETSVFEGEWVRGVTAGGCRNFLETFYHNPQYRITLEYPDEGDDKCTVIVALMQKNRRAQKRMGADCLTIGFAIYHLENPDRLPKPLDINFFKYNASVARSPSFINLREVTCRFKLPPGSYCIVPSTFDPNEEGEFLLRIFSENKNNMEENDESVGIGEVDDRVREQPEPDRSNEEKVREFFRKLAGDDMEVDWEELKEILDYAMRKELPLSSHHSEAHTEPNQEGSLLDTIISLLCSVVCNDQQYSKPVEMHNEGFSKDVCRSMVAMMDTDHSGKLGFEEFKTLWNDIKSWRAVFRLYDRDGTGYLSAFELRQALNSAGYKLNNHILNILVHRYGTKDGKVTFDDYIMCAVRLKTMIDIFQERDPHHTNSATFTLEEWVEKTLYS
- the LOC103569420 gene encoding calpain-A isoform X3, translated to MSGFYGSYPQSCGYGWSKEATEPGNDIFVKTVCEVKRVLPSLFNIKVLGERGSGFRSQGSIQDFNQLRQECLSRGVLFEDPEFPAVDSSLFFSKRPDRYIEWRRPMEIADNPQLFVEGFSRFDVQQGELGDCWLLAAVANLTMHPNLFFQVVPEDQGFDDNYAGIFHFRFWQYGRWVDVVIDDRLPTYHGQLMFLNSAEKSEFWSALLEKAYAKLHGSYEALKGGTACEAMEDFTGGVTEMYQMDETPPNLFSILIKAYERNSMLGCSIEPDPNVLEAETPQGLIRGHAYSITRVKYVNIETPNQVGKIPLLRLRNPWGNEAEWNGPWSDMSPEWRFIPDHEKEELGLTFDTDGEFWMSFQDFKKYFTNLEICNLNPDSLTEDDLSAGKKKWETSVFEGEWVRGVTAGGCRNFLETFYHNPQYRITLEYPDEGDDKCTVIVALMQKNRRAQKRMGADCLTIGFAIYHLENPDRLPKPLDINFFKYNASVARSPSFINLREVTCRFKLPPGSYCIVPSTFDPNEEGEFLLRIFSENKNNMEENDESVGIGEVDDRVREQPEPDRSNEEKVREFFRKLAGDDMEVDWEELKEILDYAMRKEMHNEGFSKDVCRSMVAMMDTDHSGKLGFEEFKTLWNDIKSWRAVFRLYDRDGTGYLSAFELRQALNSAGYKLNNHILNILVHRYGTKDGKVTFDDYIMCAVRLKTMIDIFQERDPHHTNSATFTLEEWVEKTLYS